The segment TTCCACCGCCACCGCAATGTCTTTCAGCGAGAACACGGCCACCGCCAGCATCCCCACCACCGCCGCCTCCGCCACTCCGGCCGCCAGCATCGGCCCGGCCACCTTCCAGGAGATATCGAACGTGCTGCGAGCGATCGTCATGGATAGCGAATACACCGGCAGGACCAGCTCCGCTCGGTGGCCCAGCACGGCTTCCAGCGCCATCGGGAGCGCCACGATCAGGCCGGTGGCTGCGGTCGCCAGGACGGGATGCAGCAGGCTGGCGAAGACCAGGGCGATGGTGGCCGCCAGCAGCGCCGCCACCAGGGCCACCAGCATCATCCACCCGACCTGGACGACTGGAACATCGATCCGGCGCGCCAGGAATGCGCCTGCCAGGAACACCAGCGCGCAGTAGCTGCTGATCAGCACCATGATGCCCAGCAGCAGCCCGCCGATGTACTGGCCCCGAGTCACGCTCTTCGAGAGCACCGCCAGGATGCGCCGCGTCTTGCGTTCGTTGTGGATGGTCGAGAGCGCCAGCATCGCGCTGAACAGCACCGCATAGATCGCCTGCTGCTTCACCAGGAAAGCGACGTCCCCGGCCGCGATCCGGCTCTCCCGCGACAGGAATACCGTCATGGTCAGGACGTAGAAGGCCAGCACCAGCGCCAGCCAGCGCTGTTCGCGGATCAGGTTGCCGCCGATCAGCCACATGGCGCGCATCACTTCACCGCCTCGCCGCCCGTGAACTCGATGAAGATCTGCTCCAGCGACTGCCGCTCCGGATACACCGAGACCACCTCTCCTCCCAGGCTCCACACCTTTTCCAGCGCCGGCCTCTGCTGCGACTTGGGAATGACGAAGCGCACCAGGCCGTTCAGCGATTGGGCCCCGGCAAAGGCCGTGACCGGGATGCCGCGGGCGGTGACGTCCAGCTTGTCCCGCGACTCCAGCAGCTCCGCCGTCCGCCCCATCCTCGCCAGCCGCCCGCGATGCAGGATGGCTACCCGGTCGCAGATGGATTCGATCTCCGACAGCAGGTGCGAACTGAGGAACACGGTCTTGCCCGCCCGCTTGGCGCCCAGCAGAAGCTCGCGGACCGCCACGCGTGCCAGCGGATCCAGCGCCGACGTGGGCTCGTCCAGGATCAACAGCTCGGGGTCGTTCACCAGCGCCTGCGCCAGCCCCACCCGCTGCAGCATCCCGCGCGAGAACTTGCCTACGTTGCGGTCCCAAACCGCCTCCAGCTCCATGGTTTCCAGGACGGCGTGGGCGCGCTGCGCCAGTTCGGGATCGCGCAGCTTGTTCAGCGCGCCGTAGAAGCGGATCAGCTTCAGTGCCGGGCGATGGTACAGCGCGACGTTCTCCGCCAGAAACCCGACCCGGGCGCGGGTGGGCGCGTGTCCGAAAGGCTTC is part of the Terriglobales bacterium genome and harbors:
- a CDS encoding ABC transporter ATP-binding protein, whose translation is MAAVLEFEGVSKRYRSWFQRGRAVDALADFSLAVEPGEILGFLGPNGAGKTTAIHLALGFMRPSKGSGRMLGKPFGHAPTRARVGFLAENVALYHRPALKLIRFYGALNKLRDPELAQRAHAVLETMELEAVWDRNVGKFSRGMLQRVGLAQALVNDPELLILDEPTSALDPLARVAVRELLLGAKRAGKTVFLSSHLLSEIESICDRVAILHRGRLARMGRTAELLESRDKLDVTARGIPVTAFAGAQSLNGLVRFVIPKSQQRPALEKVWSLGGEVVSVYPERQSLEQIFIEFTGGEAVK